One Bombus pascuorum chromosome 4, iyBomPasc1.1, whole genome shotgun sequence DNA segment encodes these proteins:
- the LOC132906124 gene encoding kinesin-like protein KIF20B: MFASDSNPTKPSENNENAVSRYTSATCLSTNNVYLRIKPNCAKTNKEIYTVVGLKTLHVKKGENVDKKYSFTRIFDSEYTQADLFCQSIRHQVIYFLLGESSTILTYGASNSGKTYTLYGSTDSPGVIPRTIEFLFSTINCTLAPWYKISDDNRIVCLDEYERNSEIYNKTNLINPNVIAKEEYTQARLSLNNSNPGIPELEEPDLWSDECMSSVWMSVAEIYNDNVYDLLAIDDQERRPLKVTTRKDCSTYVNGLKFIHITTALEACQLLIFVRSRMAVISTAPNITNSQSHTILTLKLLKYEKENVPEEVRVSTLTFCDVAGSRKCKKGEGRDSGSTESRNINNSLLVLGRCLKSLCDSHPSSDNVTGPFRESKLTRILQKVLTGREKVSFIINIDIGIDSFPETLSSLNFSAMAKKLGSEPGILKRNAFSVTTMTPRSPKLSAWTSATHSPKKIITVDFEEYETLKQQNKKLMEELSDMKATSNKKQIVSMKVSKEMQSENSFLEYRELQKKHAELMKRLEALKRENLNREFEIRQELIDHYSTAIKQLESTWKKRTQDIEDERRHLLKWSVNQVETYFKERVDSIMCNKKRKSDDDDNCNEIQATYEELEAENAMITSEVVDLREMLRSLRTENELLNKDKDKYNFKFSLVNRRLKYVYELAEMNFPELSFKAQNDASDPSRLMDELKRMFDEMADKIWYLKYDLNVACNNRVKITAKSMETEEMLWNTNIKLQETLNKVKDLESERREKTNLIHNLQLQLRLLRKDLTDTRECEIEYDAKCAEKEDVRSLNLKYHSLSNEDFFCSDNSDNTELITQAHVDIKAERYFNDDTKNSLKNVSLNTVGSDLDRHTFKSSDSGNVKEDSGIDFSCRNQSINDSSTMEETKENYTQTAFTFQHNNDECEQTKQLKTNHTNVEHYTEQEREMSLDRELSRDVSDLKSAIETLRRIADFNKLEVAEYRSKLLCCEEKAKELKEENEKLIKIVEIDSQKYNERINELTQELLVKKEDDDRSLKQLETCLKKCASLEDQLSMLHLVHEQTLKSFANKNTQIEKSGNELSAKSLETSDKVTETRSDLFRVQQLQEKVNGLETVLEKCQEERNNYRERLQEHLETQSMLEMKLKWLSTEIRSRDDELVSLKTEFNNMALQNESNDERMKHLSGEIVRSNDSMRCMKEKLTYFEEAQKNLEERLENEIVDPRSNLTNIIQKIYEQNKDREEKFYKLKLQVRENETEMDLLKKHRNDNIKKYECMVQHLRIEVEKKKEQLTKLQKSIFTNFTLRYHKLCNKRRSKSMVFQLQKLTICNKQDLKVSSVDRITNNKELSPSIYECSIDNSRDVHFPNSQLSARNEEFDTKSAYGTGESCPVRRS; encoded by the coding sequence ATGTTCGCTTCAGATTCGAATCCCACCAAGCCTTcagaaaataacgaaaacgCAGTATCCCGTTATACATCAGCAACTTGTTTATCTACGAACAACGTGTACCTTAGAATAAAACCGAACTGCGCAAAAACCAACAAAGAAATCTACACAGTGGTCGGCTTAAAGACGCTTCACGTAAAGAAAGGCGAGAACGTAGATAAGAAGTACTCTTTTACAAGAATTTTCGATTCAGAGTACACTCAAGCTGATCTATTTTGTCAAAGCATACGGCATCAAGTGATTTACTTTCTTCTCGGCGAGAGTTCAACGATTCTAACGTATGGAGCTTCTAACTCTGGAAAAACGTATACATTGTACGGATCGACGGATTCACCTGGTGTAATCCCTCGCAccatcgaatttttattttccacgaTTAACTGCACCTTGGCTCCTTGGTATAAAATCAGCGACGACAACAGAATTGTCTGCTTAGACGAGTACGAAcgaaattctgaaatatacaacaaaacgaatttaataaatccgAATGTAATTGCGAAGGAAGAATACACGCAGGCTCGATTGTCTTTGAATAATTCGAACCCTGGAATTCCTGAATTGGAGGAACCAGATCTTTGGAGTGACGAGTGCATGTCCTCTGTATGGATGTCCGTTGCAGAAATCTACAATGATAACGTGTACGATCTTCTAGCCATCGACGATCAGGAAAGGCGACCACTAAAAGTGACAACTCGAAAGGATTGTTCTACTTACGTGAATGGTTTAAAATTTATCCACATCACCACAGCATTGGAAGCTTGCCAGCTATTAATTTTCGTTCGATCTAGAATGGCTGTAATCTCTACAGCACCAAATATCACGAACTCGCAGTCTCATACTATTTTGACATTAAAATTGCTGAAGTATGAGAAGGAGAACGTACCGGAAGAAGTTCGAGTTAGTACGTTAACATTTTGCGACGTGGCTGGTTCCAGAAAGTGTAAAAAAGGAGAAGGGAGAGACAGCGGATCAACAGAATCGaggaatataaataatagtttgCTGGTGCTTGGAAGATGTCTTAAATCTCTGTGTGACAGTCATCCGAGCAGTGACAATGTAACTGGTCCTTTTAGAGAGTCGAAATTGACCAGGATTCTTCAGAAGGTTTTGACTGGTCGAGAGAAGGTCAGtttcattattaatatcgatattgGAATTGATTCTTTTCCAGAAACTTTGAGTTCTCTGAATTTCTCAGCAATGGCAAAGAAATTAGGTAGCGAACCAGGGATATTGAAACGAAACGCGTTCTCTGTGACGACGATGACGCCAAGGAGTCCAAAATTGTCCGCGTGGACTTCTGCCACTCATAGTCCAAAAAAAATCATCACTGTGGATTTCGAAGAATACGAAACCCTTAAGCAACAGAATAAGAAGTTGATGGAAGAACTGAGTGACATGAAAGCCACTAGTAACAAGAAGCAGATCGTCTCGATGAAAGTTTCGAAAGAGATGCAGTCGGAAAATTCGTTTTTAGAATACAGGGAGTTGCAAAAGAAACACGCGGAACTGATGAAGCGTCTGGAAGCTTTGAAACGTGAGAACTTAAATCGAGAATTTGAGATAAGGCAGGAATTGATAGATCACTATTCCACGGCTATCAAACAGCTAGAATCAACTTGGAAGAAACGCACTCAGGATATCGAGGACGAGAGGCGACACTTGTTGAAGTGGTCTGTGAACCAAGTAGAAACGTATTTTAAAGAACGTGTCGATAGTATAATGtgtaataaaaagagaaagagcgacgacgacgacaactgTAACGAAATTCAAGCGACCTACGAGGAACTTGAAGCTGAAAATGCCATGATCACGTCGGAAGTGGTCGATTTAAGGGAAATGTTGCGCAGTCTGAGGACCGAGAACGAGTTACtgaataaagataaagataaatataacttCAAATTTTCGTTAGTTAATAGGAGACTCAAATACGTGTATGAATTAGCTGAAATGAATTTTCCTGAATTATCTTTCAAGGCGCAAAATGACGCGAGCGATCCCAGTCGGCTCATGGACGAATTGAAACGTATGTTTGACGAAATGGCAGACAAAATTTGGTATTTGAAATATGATTTGAATGTAGCATGCAATAATCGCGTAAAAATTACGGCGAAATCGATGGAAACAGAGGAAATGCTATGGAATACGAACATCAAGTTGCAGGAGACGTTGAATAAAGTGAAAGACCTTGAAAGTGAAAGACGAGAAAAGACGAATCTTATTCACAATTTGCAACTTCAATTGCGGTTGCTGAGAAAAGACTTAACCGACACTCGAGAATGTGAGATCGAGTATGATGCGAAATGTGCTGAAAAGGAAGATGTCCGTAGCTTGAACCTAAAATATCATTCACTCAGCAATGAAGATTTCTTCTGTAGCGATAACAGCGATAATACCGAGTTAATAACGCAAGCTCACGTGGATATAAAAGCGGAACGATATTTTAATGACGATACTAAGAATTCACTGAAGAACGTTTCCTTAAATACTGTAGGCTCAGACTTGGATCGACATACTTTCAAATCCAGCGACAGTGGCAATGTGAAAGAAGATTCTGGTATCGATTTCAGTTGTAGAAACCAGAGTATCAATGATAGTTCCACTatggaagaaacgaaggaaaattaCACACAAACGGCTTTCACGTTCCAACATAACAATGATGAATGCGAACAAACCAAACAATTGAAGACTAATCATACGAATGTGGAACATTACACCGAGCAAGAACGAGAAATGTCGTTGGACAGAGAATTATCACGCGATGTGAGTGACCTGAAATCGGCAATAGAGACTTTGAGGAGAATCGCAGATTTCAATAAACTGGAAGTCGCGGAGTACAGAAGCAAATTACTATGTTGCGAAGAAAAAGCGAAGGAACTGAAAGAAGAGAACGAGAAACTGATAAAAATAGTGGAGATAGATTCGCAGAAGTACAATGAGCGGATCAACGAGTTGACTCAGGAGCTTCTGGTTAAGAAAGAGGACGATGATCGCAGTCTGAAGCAACTTGAGACTTGTTTGAAGAAGTGTGCCTCTCTCGAGGATCAATTGTCCATGCTTCATCTCGTTCACGAGCAAACGCTGAAATCGTTCGCGAATAAGAATACACAAATCGAAAAATCTGGAAATGAACTGTCGGCGAAGAGTTTGGAGACGAGCGACAAAGTGACAGAAACGCGGAGCGATCTGTTCAGGGTGCAGCAGCTGCAGGAGAAGGTTAACGGACTCGAAACTGTTCTCGAAAAGTGCCAGGAGGAGAGAAACAATTATCGCGAACGATTGCAGGAACATTTAGAGACGCAGTCGATGCtggaaatgaaattgaagTGGCTGTCGACGGAAATTCGGAGCAGAGATGATGAGCTGGTCTCGTTGAAGACGGAATTCAACAACATGGCGCTGCAGAACGAATCTAATGATGAAAGAATGAAACATTTGAGCGGGgagatcgttcgatcgaacgacaGCATGCGTTgcatgaaagaaaaattgacgTATTTCGAAGAGGCACAGAAAAATCTTGAAGAAAGATTGGAGAACGAAATCGTTGATCCTCGTTCGAATTTGACGAATATTATTCAGAAGATCTACGAGCAGAATAAAGATagagaagagaaattttataagttaaaGTTACAAGTGCGTGAGAATGAGACAGAGATGGATTTACTTAAGAAGCATAGGaatgataatataaagaaatacgaaTGTATGGTACAGCATTTAAGAATAGAAGttgagaagaagaaggaacagCTGACTAAATTgcagaaatcaatttttacgaatttcaCTTTGAGGTATCACAAGTTGTGTAATAAAAGACGAAGCAAATCCATGGTTTTTCAATTGCAGAAGCTAACTATTTGTAATAAGCAAGATTTGAAAGTGTCGTCTGTCGATAGAATAACTAATAACAAAGAATTATCTCCGTCAATTTATGAATGCTCGATTGATAATTCGCGTGATGTTCATTTCCCAAATTCACAATTATCAGCCAGAAATGAAGAGTTCGATACTAAAAGTGCATATGGAACAGGAGAGTCTTGTCCAGTACGTCGTTCATAA